The Litchfieldia alkalitelluris genome has a window encoding:
- a CDS encoding 3-hydroxybutyryl-CoA dehydrogenase, whose product MSIGQVMVVGAGQMGSGIAQVCAAAGYSVFLYDLNEDGLEKGYQTIKANLQRQVDKGRITSDERDKVLGNLTPTSKLYDGVQSDLFIEAIVENIEVKKQLFKKLSDISKPTAILASNTSSLPITEIAAATSCPERVIGMHFMNPVPVMKLVEVIRGLATSDDVFNQVADMTENLKKVAVEVNDFPGFVSNRVLMPMINEAIFTVYEGVATPEVVDEVMKLGMNHPMGPLTLADFIGLDTCLYIMETLHEGFGDDKYRPCPLLRKYVSAGWLGRKTGRGFYQYSQ is encoded by the coding sequence ATGAGCATTGGACAGGTAATGGTTGTCGGTGCAGGGCAAATGGGATCTGGAATTGCACAGGTTTGTGCAGCTGCTGGGTACTCGGTGTTTCTTTATGACTTAAATGAAGATGGCCTAGAAAAAGGCTACCAAACAATAAAAGCTAATTTACAACGACAGGTTGATAAGGGACGAATCACTTCGGATGAAAGAGACAAGGTACTAGGTAACTTAACACCAACTTCTAAATTATATGACGGAGTTCAATCCGATCTTTTTATTGAAGCGATCGTGGAAAACATAGAGGTAAAGAAACAGCTTTTTAAGAAGCTTTCCGATATTTCAAAACCGACCGCCATTTTAGCATCCAACACATCTTCACTACCGATAACAGAGATTGCTGCAGCAACAAGCTGTCCAGAACGTGTTATCGGGATGCATTTTATGAATCCTGTACCAGTTATGAAGCTAGTCGAGGTGATTAGAGGATTAGCAACGAGTGATGATGTATTTAATCAAGTTGCAGACATGACGGAAAACTTAAAGAAAGTCGCTGTCGAGGTGAATGATTTTCCTGGATTTGTATCTAATCGAGTGTTAATGCCGATGATTAATGAAGCTATTTTTACCGTTTATGAAGGGGTGGCTACTCCTGAGGTGGTCGATGAGGTGATGAAATTGGGTATGAATCATCCTATGGGACCATTAACATTAGCTGATTTTATTGGACTTGATACATGTCTTTACATTATGGAAACTCTACATGAAGGCTTTGGTGATGATAAATACCGACCATGCCCATTACTTCGAAAGTATGTGAGTGCAGGCTGGTTGGGTCGTAAAACGGGTCGAGGATTTTATCAATATAGTCAATAA
- the uvsE gene encoding UV DNA damage repair endonuclease UvsE → MVKIRFGYVSHALSLYECSPARTLTFTRWKAMDKEERYQKLLEVTGINLRNTLRMLYYNIANEIEVYRMSSSIVPLATHPDVLWDFRTPFKKELREIGELVKKHNLRVSLHPNQFTLFTSPKETITTNAVKDMQYHYDLFEGMGIHDRTIINIHVGGAYGDKTEALKRFYENIKQLPYHVKERMSLENDDKTYTAEETLEVCRNERIPFVFDYHHHQANLSERSLTELLPDIFQTWSHLDLIPKVHLSSPKSEKEFRSHADFVDPAFIRPFFDAAREVGQDLDVMIEAKQKDKALHQLVGDLSKIRGVKRVAGATIIW, encoded by the coding sequence TTGGTTAAAATACGATTTGGTTATGTCTCTCATGCTCTCTCATTATATGAATGCTCTCCAGCTAGAACATTAACCTTTACTAGATGGAAAGCGATGGATAAAGAGGAGAGATATCAGAAGCTACTTGAGGTTACAGGGATTAATTTAAGAAATACGTTACGCATGCTTTATTATAATATCGCCAATGAGATTGAAGTATATCGAATGTCGTCCTCCATTGTCCCGCTTGCCACCCATCCTGACGTATTATGGGATTTTCGTACTCCTTTTAAAAAGGAGCTAAGGGAAATTGGAGAGCTAGTCAAAAAACACAATTTAAGGGTCAGTCTGCACCCGAATCAGTTTACTCTTTTTACAAGCCCTAAAGAAACGATTACCACTAATGCGGTCAAGGATATGCAATATCATTACGATCTTTTTGAAGGAATGGGAATCCACGATCGAACCATTATTAATATCCATGTTGGTGGAGCATATGGTGATAAAACTGAAGCACTAAAACGGTTTTACGAAAATATTAAACAACTCCCATATCATGTTAAAGAGAGAATGTCACTAGAGAACGATGATAAAACTTACACAGCAGAGGAAACGTTAGAGGTATGCCGAAATGAGAGGATTCCATTTGTATTTGATTATCATCATCACCAAGCAAATCTGTCTGAGCGTAGCTTGACTGAGCTTCTTCCAGATATATTTCAAACATGGTCTCATTTGGACTTGATTCCAAAGGTCCATCTATCTTCACCAAAATCAGAAAAGGAATTTAGAAGCCATGCTGATTTTGTTGACCCTGCATTTATCCGGCCGTTTTTTGATGCCGCCAGGGAAGTAGGCCAAGATCTAGACGTTATGATTGAAGCGAAACAAAAGGACAAAGCACTACATCAGCTTGTTGGAGATTTATCAAAAATTCGTGGTGTTAAGAGAGTGGCTGGAGCAACCATTATATGGTGA
- a CDS encoding cytochrome-c oxidase — translation MGIRYIKIDAIYFVIGVSMGLYMSIVHSYTLTSVHVHVNLLGWVSMAIIGSLYYLFPSAAASKLAKVQFWLYNIALPIMMIGLAFIVHGNEAFVPAVAAGGTVVVISVILFAINIILNVKPSKSQGVNSGHSTSI, via the coding sequence GTGGGAATTCGCTATATTAAAATTGATGCTATTTATTTTGTGATTGGTGTTAGCATGGGGTTGTATATGTCAATCGTACATTCTTACACACTTACATCCGTACATGTTCATGTCAATTTGTTAGGTTGGGTATCAATGGCCATTATCGGAAGTTTATATTATTTATTTCCTAGTGCAGCAGCAAGTAAATTAGCAAAGGTTCAATTTTGGCTTTATAATATTGCTCTACCAATAATGATGATTGGGCTTGCATTTATTGTGCATGGAAACGAAGCGTTTGTTCCTGCAGTTGCAGCAGGTGGTACTGTCGTCGTGATTAGTGTAATTTTATTTGCGATTAATATCATCTTAAATGTTAAACCAAGTAAGAGCCAGGGAGTTAACTCTGGTCATTCAACATCAATATAG
- the argS gene encoding arginine--tRNA ligase, with translation MNVFDQVKERLKDEIKASVVKAGLALEEQIPDVVLEIPKEKAHGDFSTNMAMQLARIAKKAPRTIADDIVNHFDKTKASIEKIEIAGPGFINFYMDNTYLTELVSTILKSGSHYGATNTGRNQKVQVEFVSANPTGDLHLGHARGAAVGDSLCNILAKAGYDVSREYYINDAGNQINNLAISVETRYMQALGMEKDMPEDGYHGQDIIEIGKTLAAEFGDKYVHIPEQERFDFFREYGLKYEMAKLQKDLAEFRVDFDVWYSETSLYHNGKIDNALATLREKGHIYEEEGATWFRSTTYGDDKNRVLKKSDGSYTYLTPDIAYHQDKLERGFEKLINIWGADHHGYIPRMKAAIQALGYAEDTLEVEIIQLVHLYKNGEKMKMSKRTGKAVTMRDLIEEVGLDAVRYFFAMRSADTHMDFDLDLAVSKSNENPVYYSQYAHARICSMLRSGEELGVNLDENINLALINSEKEIDLLKKLGEFPAAVAEAAEKRIPHRVTNYTYELASALHSFYNAEKVLDQENMEKTKARLGLMKAVQITLQNALALIGVSAPEKM, from the coding sequence ATGAACGTTTTTGATCAAGTAAAAGAGCGCTTGAAAGATGAAATAAAAGCGTCTGTTGTAAAAGCTGGACTAGCTTTAGAAGAACAGATTCCAGATGTAGTCCTAGAAATTCCAAAGGAAAAGGCCCATGGTGATTTTTCTACAAATATGGCGATGCAGTTAGCTCGTATTGCAAAGAAAGCTCCACGAACAATTGCAGATGACATTGTTAATCACTTTGATAAAACAAAAGCGTCGATTGAGAAGATTGAAATTGCAGGACCAGGATTTATTAATTTTTATATGGATAATACATACCTTACTGAGTTAGTTTCAACAATTCTAAAATCGGGTTCACACTATGGTGCAACAAATACTGGCAGAAATCAAAAGGTTCAAGTCGAGTTTGTGTCAGCAAATCCAACTGGTGATCTTCATTTAGGACATGCTAGAGGTGCTGCTGTTGGTGACTCACTTTGTAATATCTTGGCGAAAGCAGGCTATGATGTATCTCGTGAATATTATATTAATGATGCTGGTAACCAAATTAACAATCTAGCAATTTCAGTGGAAACTCGCTATATGCAGGCACTAGGTATGGAAAAAGACATGCCAGAGGATGGTTACCATGGACAAGATATTATTGAGATTGGTAAAACTCTTGCTGCGGAGTTTGGTGATAAATATGTTCATATCCCTGAACAAGAGCGTTTTGACTTTTTCCGTGAATATGGCCTTAAATATGAAATGGCTAAGTTGCAAAAAGATTTAGCAGAATTTAGAGTTGATTTTGATGTTTGGTATTCTGAAACATCACTTTATCATAATGGTAAAATTGATAATGCGCTTGCAACGCTACGTGAAAAGGGCCACATCTATGAAGAAGAAGGGGCAACATGGTTCCGTTCGACAACATATGGTGATGACAAGAATCGTGTATTGAAAAAAAGTGATGGGTCATATACGTATCTAACCCCTGATATTGCTTATCATCAAGATAAGCTTGAGCGTGGTTTTGAAAAGCTGATCAATATATGGGGAGCAGACCATCATGGATATATTCCACGTATGAAGGCAGCAATCCAAGCTTTAGGTTATGCTGAAGATACATTAGAGGTTGAAATCATTCAACTTGTCCATTTATATAAAAATGGTGAAAAAATGAAGATGAGCAAGCGAACAGGTAAGGCAGTTACGATGCGTGATTTAATTGAAGAAGTTGGATTAGATGCTGTTCGTTATTTCTTTGCAATGCGCAGTGCTGATACTCATATGGACTTTGATTTAGATTTGGCAGTCTCAAAGTCTAACGAAAATCCTGTATATTACTCTCAATATGCTCATGCTAGAATTTGCAGTATGCTTCGTTCTGGAGAAGAACTAGGCGTGAATTTAGATGAAAACATAAATTTAGCTCTTATTAATTCAGAAAAAGAAATAGATTTATTGAAGAAATTAGGTGAATTTCCTGCTGCCGTAGCTGAGGCAGCTGAAAAGAGAATTCCACATCGTGTGACGAATTACACGTATGAATTAGCATCAGCTCTTCACAGTTTTTATAATGCAGAGAAGGTACTTGATCAAGAGAATATGGAAAAAACAAAAGCTCGTTTAGGCTTAATGAAAGCAGTACAAATTACCCTTCAAAATGCATTAGCGCTTATTGGAGTATCTGCACCAGAGAAAATGTAA
- a CDS encoding heterodisulfide reductase-related iron-sulfur binding cluster, translating into MGLLLANFIAFAIVTAYAIYLFVYLIKTRAAYIKLGKKVEFDQRTKERLNKVWVNVFGQKKLLKDKKSGIIHVMFFYGFILVQFGAIDFIWKGLVPGSHIPLGPLYGGFTFFQEIVTFMILIAVFWAFHRRYIEKLVRLKRNLKSGLVLIFIGGLMLSVLFGNGMGIIWHDHGLTWSEPIASGFAFLLGGIGETTAIVLFYISWWIHLLFLLTFLVYVPQSKHAHLIAGPVNVFLNRLSPPGKLEAIDFEDETQETFGVGKIEDFKQTQLIDLYACVECGRCTNMCPATGTGKLLSPMDLILKLRDHLTEKGAVVTSKTPWVPAVAFSHTKGNQLALASRQNGFDESAATLEIPYNPSLIGDVITEEEIWACTTCRNCEDQCPVMNEHVDKIIDLRRYLVLTEGKMDADAQRAMTNIERQGNPWGLNRKEKENWREIDESISIPTVKEMKKSGEEFEFLFWVGSMGAFDNRSQKIAQSFAKLMNEAGVKFAILGNKEKNSGDTPRRLGNEFLFQELAQNNIAEFEKNGVTKIVTIDPHAYNTFKNEYPDFGFTGEVYHHTEFLAKLVEEGKLVPKYEVNETITFHDSCYLGRYNEVYEQPRSILKAIPGVQLVEMERNREKGMCCGAGGGLMWMEEDTGTRVNVARTEQALQVKPTIISSGCPYCLTMLSDGTKAKEVEDKVGTLDVAELLEKSVIGPKRESA; encoded by the coding sequence ATGGGATTATTATTGGCTAATTTTATTGCATTCGCTATTGTAACCGCTTACGCAATTTATTTATTCGTTTACTTAATTAAAACAAGGGCGGCTTACATTAAATTAGGGAAGAAAGTTGAATTTGATCAAAGAACAAAGGAACGATTAAATAAAGTTTGGGTCAATGTATTTGGGCAAAAAAAGCTTTTAAAAGATAAGAAAAGTGGAATTATTCATGTCATGTTTTTCTATGGGTTTATTCTTGTACAGTTCGGGGCCATTGATTTCATTTGGAAGGGGTTAGTTCCGGGTTCGCATATTCCTCTAGGACCTCTCTATGGTGGCTTTACCTTTTTCCAAGAAATTGTGACGTTCATGATTTTAATCGCTGTTTTCTGGGCATTTCACAGACGTTATATTGAAAAGCTTGTACGTTTAAAGCGAAATTTGAAATCGGGCTTAGTGTTAATTTTTATCGGAGGATTAATGCTGTCAGTGTTATTTGGAAATGGAATGGGGATTATCTGGCATGATCATGGATTAACATGGTCAGAGCCAATTGCGTCAGGATTCGCCTTTCTTTTGGGTGGGATTGGTGAGACTACCGCAATTGTTTTATTTTACATTTCATGGTGGATCCATTTACTTTTCTTATTAACATTTTTAGTGTATGTTCCACAATCAAAACACGCTCATTTAATTGCCGGTCCTGTAAACGTATTTTTAAACCGCTTATCACCTCCTGGTAAACTTGAAGCCATCGATTTTGAAGATGAAACACAAGAGACTTTTGGTGTTGGTAAAATTGAAGACTTCAAACAAACACAGTTAATTGATTTGTACGCCTGTGTGGAGTGTGGCCGTTGCACAAATATGTGTCCAGCTACTGGGACTGGAAAGCTTTTATCACCAATGGACTTAATTTTAAAGTTAAGAGATCATTTAACAGAGAAAGGTGCCGTTGTTACATCGAAAACACCTTGGGTACCAGCTGTTGCTTTTTCACATACTAAAGGAAATCAGTTAGCGCTTGCTTCCAGACAAAATGGATTTGATGAGTCTGCTGCAACACTCGAAATACCATATAATCCAAGCTTGATTGGAGACGTTATTACCGAAGAGGAAATTTGGGCCTGTACGACTTGTCGTAACTGTGAAGATCAATGTCCAGTTATGAATGAACATGTTGATAAAATTATTGATTTAAGAAGATATCTTGTCTTAACAGAAGGAAAGATGGATGCAGATGCACAACGTGCGATGACGAATATTGAACGTCAAGGAAATCCATGGGGATTAAACCGTAAAGAAAAAGAAAACTGGCGTGAAATCGATGAGTCAATCTCTATTCCAACAGTGAAAGAAATGAAAAAATCAGGTGAGGAATTTGAATTTTTATTCTGGGTTGGTTCGATGGGGGCATTCGATAATCGTAGCCAGAAGATTGCACAATCATTTGCTAAGCTGATGAATGAAGCGGGAGTGAAATTTGCAATTTTAGGAAACAAAGAGAAAAACTCAGGAGATACGCCGAGACGCTTAGGAAATGAATTCTTATTCCAAGAGCTTGCCCAAAATAATATCGCCGAGTTTGAGAAAAATGGAGTCACAAAAATTGTGACCATTGATCCTCATGCATACAATACATTTAAAAATGAATATCCTGATTTTGGTTTTACAGGAGAGGTATATCACCATACAGAATTTTTAGCAAAGTTAGTTGAGGAAGGTAAGTTGGTTCCTAAATATGAAGTGAATGAAACCATCACCTTCCATGATTCCTGTTATTTAGGTCGTTACAATGAAGTATATGAACAACCTCGTTCGATCTTAAAAGCCATTCCAGGAGTACAACTTGTTGAGATGGAGAGAAACCGCGAAAAAGGAATGTGCTGTGGAGCAGGCGGTGGCTTAATGTGGATGGAAGAAGATACAGGTACACGTGTTAATGTGGCTAGAACAGAACAAGCCCTTCAAGTAAAGCCAACAATTATCAGCTCGGGCTGCCCATATTGCTTAACGATGCTAAGTGATGGAACAAAAGCGAAAGAAGTAGAAGATAAAGTTGGAACACTTGATGTAGCGGAGCTCTTAGAGAAATCTGTTATTGGGCCAAAGAGGGAGTCAGCTTAA
- a CDS encoding DUF1934 domain-containing protein has product MVSDTGTPIQLKFVTEIKDQNDKQTVAFDAIGQYYIKGSHTYLVFVEPHDLGEVKTVVKIKNEEVLILRSDAVTMRQLFRKGEATQGTYQSQIGTMGMLTNTNNIEYIFYKNSHKGKLFLTYTLALQGEQSGRYSITITFKEENK; this is encoded by the coding sequence ATTGTTTCTGACACAGGTACTCCTATTCAGCTGAAATTTGTGACTGAAATCAAGGACCAAAATGATAAACAGACTGTTGCATTTGATGCAATTGGTCAATACTACATAAAAGGTAGTCATACATATCTAGTTTTTGTTGAGCCACATGATTTAGGTGAGGTAAAAACAGTTGTGAAAATAAAAAACGAAGAAGTCTTGATTCTTCGTTCGGATGCTGTTACAATGAGACAGCTTTTCCGAAAAGGTGAAGCAACTCAAGGTACATATCAGAGTCAAATAGGCACAATGGGCATGTTAACAAACACAAACAACATTGAATATATATTCTATAAAAATAGCCATAAAGGTAAATTGTTTTTAACATATACACTTGCCCTCCAAGGAGAGCAATCTGGACGATATTCGATTACCATTACATTTAAGGAGGAGAATAAATGA
- the cls gene encoding cardiolipin synthase: MMITLSIVVLVAVLLLWLYFDFKLGRKRHLSTVNKREYPERKGNLILFNNGEKLFKDLFDELRNAKEHIHLLFYIVKNDKISHEFLGILKERAEAGVKVRLLVDYIGGNKIPKKMIKDLKESGVQFFYCHKPKFPFIWYSLNERNHRKITVIDGKVGYVGGFNIGKEYLGRDPKFGFWRDYHLKVDGPAVNDLQTQFLYDFHDTTGEDLLVNTKYFPTLQEGPIPMKIVPTDGAFLQHHFTDLIKTAQEEILLGSPYFIPGKMIAQELINAANRGVKIKILIPRQGDHPFVKEAAFPYFNPLMRSGIEFYYYEKGFYHSKVIVIDDQICDIGTANLDKRSFFLNHEVNCFIYDFQFIQYVKGQMRKDFANASQITFNELKQRSIFQRGKEKFSTLISGLL, encoded by the coding sequence ATGATGATTACACTTTCTATAGTTGTGCTTGTTGCCGTCCTTTTGTTGTGGTTATATTTTGACTTCAAGTTGGGACGCAAAAGGCATCTTAGTACCGTAAATAAACGAGAATATCCAGAACGAAAGGGAAATCTCATCTTATTCAACAATGGTGAAAAACTATTCAAAGATCTTTTCGATGAGTTAAGAAACGCTAAAGAGCATATTCATCTTCTATTTTATATTGTCAAAAATGATAAAATCAGCCATGAATTTTTAGGCATCCTTAAGGAGCGAGCCGAGGCTGGTGTTAAAGTTAGACTTCTTGTCGACTATATTGGTGGAAATAAGATTCCTAAAAAGATGATCAAGGATTTAAAAGAAAGTGGTGTACAATTTTTTTATTGTCATAAGCCAAAATTCCCATTTATATGGTATTCGTTAAATGAAAGAAATCATCGGAAAATCACAGTAATTGATGGTAAGGTGGGCTATGTTGGAGGATTTAATATCGGAAAAGAGTATCTCGGTCGCGATCCAAAGTTCGGATTTTGGCGTGATTATCATTTAAAAGTAGATGGTCCAGCCGTAAATGATTTACAAACACAGTTTTTATATGATTTTCACGATACCACTGGTGAGGACTTACTTGTAAATACAAAGTATTTCCCTACACTTCAAGAAGGACCAATTCCAATGAAGATAGTCCCTACTGATGGCGCGTTCCTACAGCATCACTTTACCGATTTAATTAAAACCGCTCAAGAAGAAATTCTATTAGGATCTCCATATTTTATCCCAGGAAAAATGATCGCTCAAGAATTAATAAATGCTGCAAACCGTGGAGTGAAAATTAAAATTCTAATTCCTCGTCAGGGTGATCATCCCTTTGTAAAGGAAGCAGCCTTTCCTTACTTTAATCCGTTAATGAGAAGTGGGATTGAATTTTACTATTATGAAAAAGGATTTTATCATTCAAAAGTGATTGTCATCGATGATCAAATTTGTGATATCGGAACTGCAAACCTGGATAAACGAAGCTTCTTTTTAAATCATGAAGTCAACTGTTTTATCTATGATTTCCAATTTATTCAATATGTCAAAGGTCAAATGCGAAAAGACTTTGCGAACGCTTCACAAATTACCTTTAATGAATTAAAACAAAGATCTATTTTTCAAAGAGGGAAAGAAAAGTTTTCTACGTTAATCTCAGGATTGCTATAA
- a CDS encoding acetyl-CoA C-acetyltransferase — translation MGKTVILGGARTPVGKFGGALSSLTASELGGIAIKEALNRTNLAAEDIDEVIIGNVLQGGQGQIPSRQAARHAGIPWNVKTETINKVCASGFRSVTLADQLIRLGDEEVIVAGGMESMSNAPYILPKARWGLRMGDSSVKDMMIHDGLTCSFDGVHMGVYGSGTAKDLEISRKAQDEWALRSHQRAVAALESGRLSEEIVSVEIKDRKGKISVVEHDEGPRKDTSLEKLSSLSPVFNADGTITAGNAPGINDGAAALVLMSEERAAKEGRESLGLILGHAEIAVEAKDFPKTPGLVIEKLLKKTGKSVDDIDLFEINEAFAAVSLASIQLAGINPEKVNVNGGAVALGHPIGASGTRIILTLVHELKRRGGGLGIAAICSGGGQGDAILIEVK, via the coding sequence ATGGGGAAAACAGTCATTTTAGGCGGTGCGAGAACTCCAGTTGGAAAGTTCGGTGGCGCTTTAAGTTCGTTGACAGCATCTGAACTTGGTGGAATTGCAATCAAAGAGGCCCTTAATCGGACAAATTTAGCAGCTGAAGACATTGATGAAGTGATCATTGGAAATGTTCTACAAGGGGGACAAGGACAAATTCCATCAAGGCAGGCAGCTAGACATGCAGGAATACCGTGGAATGTAAAGACAGAAACAATAAATAAAGTATGCGCATCTGGTTTTAGAAGTGTGACTTTAGCCGACCAACTGATTCGATTAGGGGATGAAGAAGTGATTGTTGCTGGTGGGATGGAGTCAATGAGTAATGCGCCTTATATTTTACCAAAAGCACGCTGGGGTCTTCGAATGGGGGACAGCAGTGTGAAGGATATGATGATTCACGATGGATTAACATGTAGCTTTGATGGTGTCCATATGGGAGTTTACGGAAGTGGAACTGCAAAGGATCTTGAGATATCGCGAAAAGCACAGGATGAATGGGCGCTAAGAAGTCACCAACGTGCTGTAGCAGCGCTCGAATCAGGTAGACTTTCAGAGGAGATTGTCTCGGTCGAAATAAAGGATCGGAAAGGGAAAATTTCTGTGGTTGAGCATGATGAGGGGCCTCGAAAGGATACTTCACTCGAAAAATTATCATCACTTTCTCCTGTATTTAATGCAGATGGAACGATCACTGCAGGGAATGCACCTGGGATCAATGATGGAGCTGCAGCACTCGTTTTAATGAGTGAAGAGCGTGCTGCAAAAGAAGGAAGAGAGTCACTTGGATTGATCCTTGGACACGCTGAAATTGCGGTAGAGGCAAAAGATTTTCCGAAAACACCAGGTCTTGTTATTGAGAAGCTTTTAAAGAAAACAGGGAAGAGTGTCGATGACATCGACTTATTTGAAATTAATGAGGCATTTGCTGCTGTTTCGTTAGCTAGTATTCAGTTAGCTGGAATAAACCCAGAAAAGGTGAATGTAAATGGAGGAGCAGTTGCACTTGGTCATCCAATTGGCGCGAGTGGCACAAGAATTATTTTAACACTTGTACATGAATTAAAGCGACGAGGTGGAGGTCTAGGTATTGCTGCCATTTGTAGTGGTGGAGGGCAAGGAGATGCGATCTTAATTGAAGTCAAGTAG
- the speB gene encoding agmatinase: MKFDEAYSGNVFIKSHPSFEESEAVIYGMPMDWTVSYRPGSRFGPARIREVSIGLEEYSLYLDRELEEVKYYDAGDIPLPFGNPQKSLDMIEDFVDQLLAADKFPLGMGGEHLVSWPVMKAMYKKYPDLAIIHMDAHTDLRDHYEGEPLSHSTPIKKVCDLIGPTNVYSFGIRSGMKEEFKWAKEVGMHISPFEVLEPLKQVLPKLAGRPVYVTIDIDVLDPAHAPGTGTVDAGGITSRELLASIHEIAKSDIKVVGCDLVEVAPIYDPSEQTANTASKLIREMILGWVQKRK, encoded by the coding sequence ATGAAATTTGATGAAGCCTATTCAGGTAATGTTTTTATAAAAAGTCACCCTTCATTTGAAGAAAGTGAAGCAGTAATCTATGGTATGCCAATGGACTGGACAGTTAGTTACCGCCCAGGTTCAAGATTTGGTCCTGCACGTATTCGCGAGGTATCAATCGGATTAGAAGAATACAGCCTTTATTTAGATCGAGAATTAGAAGAGGTAAAATACTATGATGCAGGTGATATTCCGTTACCATTTGGAAACCCTCAAAAAAGTCTGGATATGATTGAAGATTTCGTAGACCAGCTTCTAGCAGCGGATAAATTCCCACTAGGAATGGGTGGGGAGCACTTAGTATCTTGGCCAGTGATGAAGGCTATGTACAAAAAATACCCAGATCTTGCGATTATACATATGGATGCACACACTGATTTACGCGACCATTATGAAGGTGAACCACTTTCACATTCAACACCAATCAAAAAGGTATGTGATTTAATTGGACCTACTAATGTATATTCATTCGGTATCCGTTCAGGGATGAAGGAAGAATTTAAATGGGCAAAAGAAGTAGGCATGCACATTTCACCATTTGAAGTATTAGAACCTTTAAAACAGGTCCTACCTAAGCTTGCTGGGCGTCCAGTGTATGTAACAATAGATATTGATGTCCTAGATCCAGCACATGCACCAGGAACTGGTACAGTAGATGCGGGCGGAATTACTTCCCGAGAATTATTAGCGTCTATTCACGAAATTGCAAAATCTGATATTAAAGTCGTAGGCTGTGATTTAGTTGAGGTTGCTCCGATTTATGATCCGTCAGAACAAACGGCTAATACAGCTAGTAAATTAATTCGTGAAATGATTTTAGGTTGGGTTCAAAAAAGAAAATAA
- the speE gene encoding spermidine synthase has translation MELWFTEKQTNNFGITAKINKTLHTEQTEFQKLDMVETAEFGNMLILDGMVMTTQKDEFVYHEMVAHVPLFTHPNPENVLVVGGGDGGVIREVLKHPSVKKATLVEIDGKVIEYSKKYLPEIAGKLDDPRVEVKVDDGFMHIAKSENEYDVIMVDSTEPVGPAVNLFTKGFYAGISKALKEDGVFVAQTDNPWFTPELISNVQNDVKEIFPITRLYIANIPTYPSGLWTFTIGSKKHDPLEVSEERFHEIETKYYTKELHKASFVLPKFVADLLR, from the coding sequence ATGGAATTATGGTTTACAGAAAAACAAACAAATAACTTTGGAATTACAGCTAAAATTAATAAAACATTACATACAGAACAAACTGAGTTCCAAAAGCTTGACATGGTTGAAACTGCTGAGTTTGGAAACATGCTAATCCTTGATGGAATGGTTATGACCACACAAAAAGACGAATTCGTTTATCATGAGATGGTTGCACATGTCCCTCTCTTCACTCATCCTAATCCAGAAAACGTACTTGTTGTCGGAGGTGGTGACGGTGGAGTCATTCGTGAGGTTTTAAAACACCCAAGTGTAAAAAAAGCGACACTAGTTGAGATCGATGGAAAAGTGATCGAGTATTCAAAAAAATACCTTCCTGAAATTGCAGGCAAACTTGATGACCCACGTGTTGAAGTAAAAGTGGATGATGGCTTTATGCACATTGCCAAAAGCGAAAATGAATATGACGTAATTATGGTTGATTCGACTGAACCAGTTGGACCAGCTGTGAATTTATTTACAAAAGGCTTTTACGCAGGTATCTCAAAAGCATTAAAGGAAGATGGTGTATTTGTTGCCCAAACAGATAACCCATGGTTTACACCTGAACTAATTTCAAATGTTCAAAATGATGTAAAAGAAATTTTTCCAATCACAAGGCTTTATATTGCCAACATCCCAACATACCCAAGTGGGCTTTGGACATTCACAATCGGATCCAAAAAGCATGATCCGCTAGAAGTAAGTGAAGAACGCTTCCACGAAATCGAAACAAAATACTACACAAAAGAACTACACAAGGCATCTTTTGTATTACCTAAATTTGTAGCAGACCTACTTAGATAA